The proteins below come from a single Burkholderia contaminans genomic window:
- a CDS encoding acetate kinase — MPFRCIRAITYASVLLFQAQAQAQSLDAQSTQENISALRHEVDRHLQELSALKRKLADEEAHLSRLSRALDDRELASRRGAGPGDAGGSGDAAPPADTGAPGGAPGTAGNVQSAAGPAAPPSQPIGQAPVAETAPPPVAPIFDQPGVLTPKHKFVVEPSFQFNYSSSNRVALVGYTIIPALLIGLVDVREVKTTTLTGAVAVRYGITNRMEVEVRVPYVYSTNDTISREIFTGSAQDNAFNSHGKGLGDVEMTLRYQFNTGGPDKFYYIGWLRFKTATGKSPFDVVTDCVTRCVGNATGTGLPLEQPTGSGFYAIQPGLTWLFPSDPVVFFGNLSYLHSFSRDNLSLTIRDGQKDFIGKLQPGDIWGFNIGMGLALNEKASVSLGYDQSIVLPTKQNGQTIPSSVRVILGSLLVGYSYRLSPKTTLNLSIGAGLTRDTPDVVMTLRVPIAF; from the coding sequence ATGCCATTTCGCTGCATCCGTGCCATCACGTATGCAAGCGTGCTGCTCTTTCAGGCCCAGGCGCAGGCGCAGTCGCTGGACGCCCAGTCGACCCAGGAGAACATTTCCGCGCTGCGTCACGAAGTCGATCGTCATCTGCAGGAACTGAGCGCGCTCAAGCGCAAACTGGCCGATGAAGAAGCCCATCTTTCGCGCCTGAGCCGGGCGCTGGACGACCGCGAACTCGCGTCCCGGCGCGGCGCGGGCCCCGGCGATGCCGGCGGCTCCGGCGACGCGGCGCCGCCGGCCGATACCGGCGCCCCGGGCGGCGCACCCGGCACGGCCGGCAACGTGCAATCGGCGGCCGGGCCCGCCGCGCCGCCGAGCCAGCCGATCGGCCAGGCGCCGGTGGCGGAAACCGCCCCGCCGCCCGTCGCGCCGATCTTCGATCAGCCCGGCGTGCTGACACCGAAGCACAAGTTCGTCGTCGAGCCGTCGTTCCAGTTCAACTATTCGTCGTCGAACCGCGTCGCACTCGTCGGCTACACGATCATCCCCGCGCTGCTGATCGGCCTGGTCGACGTGCGGGAAGTCAAGACAACCACGCTGACCGGCGCGGTCGCGGTGCGCTACGGGATCACCAACCGGATGGAAGTCGAAGTCCGCGTCCCCTACGTGTACTCGACGAACGACACGATCAGCCGCGAGATCTTCACCGGTTCCGCCCAGGACAACGCGTTCAACAGCCACGGCAAAGGCCTCGGCGACGTCGAAATGACGCTGCGCTACCAGTTCAATACCGGCGGCCCCGACAAGTTCTATTACATCGGCTGGCTGCGCTTCAAGACCGCCACCGGCAAGAGCCCGTTCGACGTCGTCACCGACTGCGTCACGCGCTGCGTCGGCAATGCCACCGGCACCGGCCTGCCGCTCGAGCAGCCGACGGGCTCGGGCTTCTACGCGATCCAGCCGGGCCTCACCTGGCTCTTTCCGTCCGACCCGGTGGTGTTCTTCGGCAACTTGAGCTATCTGCACAGCTTCAGCCGCGACAATCTCAGCCTCACGATTCGCGACGGGCAGAAGGATTTCATCGGAAAATTGCAGCCCGGCGACATCTGGGGTTTCAACATCGGCATGGGCCTCGCGCTGAACGAGAAAGCATCGGTGAGCCTCGGCTACGACCAAAGCATCGTGCTGCCCACGAAACAGAACGGCCAGACGATTCCAAGCTCGGTACGCGTGATCCTCGGTTCACTGCTCGTCGGCTACTCGTACCGGCTGTCGCCGAAGACCACGCTGAATCTTTCGATCGGCGCCGGCCTCACGCGCGACACGCCGGACGTGGTCATGACGCTGCGCGTGCCGATTGCATTCTGA
- a CDS encoding GMC family oxidoreductase, with the protein MSYDYIIVGAGSAGCILANRLSESGRHSVLLLEAGERDASFWFKVPVGFTKTYYNRRYNWMYYSEPEAQLAERKLYCPRGKVVGGSGSINAMVYVRGQRSDYDDWANAGNPGWAYDDVLPYFRKLETHASGATDPQHHGSTGPIHITSMKADVHPIVHEFLKGCGQLNLPRTDDFNGAQFEGAGIYDLNTKHGERCSSSFAYLRPALGRSNLTLRSGVLVRRVTFDGTRATGVVVAGEHGDETLVAAREVILSAGAVDTPKLLQLSGVGDPSLLARRRVPLVHALPAVGRNLQDHLCVSFYFKANRPTLNDEMGTLIGKMKIGLRYLLTKRGPLAMSVNQAGGFFRGTDATPEPNIQLYFNPLSYRIPKSDRASIKPEPYSGFLIAFNPCRPTSRGTIEIASNRAEDAAKIHINALTTQKDLDEAVQGSKVIRALMRAPALKSMTVEEISPGPQVDSDEAMLQYFREQSGSIYHLCGSCAMGPDAATSVVDASLRVHGLQALRIVDASVFPNITSGNINAPTMMVAEKGADLILADAQRTETAGAPTPTRETVPHCRAAAPLLHRPIGTPAAGTRENTAMNAPAARVHRLETCIRF; encoded by the coding sequence ATGAGCTACGACTACATCATCGTCGGCGCGGGCTCGGCCGGCTGCATCCTCGCGAACCGCCTGAGCGAATCGGGCCGGCACTCGGTGCTGCTGCTCGAAGCGGGCGAACGCGACGCGTCGTTCTGGTTCAAGGTGCCGGTCGGCTTCACGAAGACCTACTACAACCGCCGCTACAACTGGATGTACTACAGCGAGCCCGAGGCGCAGCTCGCCGAGCGCAAGCTGTACTGCCCGCGCGGCAAGGTGGTCGGCGGGTCGGGCTCGATCAACGCGATGGTCTACGTGCGCGGCCAGCGCAGCGACTACGACGACTGGGCGAACGCCGGCAACCCGGGCTGGGCGTACGACGACGTGCTGCCGTATTTCCGCAAGCTCGAAACCCACGCATCAGGCGCGACCGATCCGCAACATCACGGCTCGACCGGCCCGATCCACATCACGTCGATGAAGGCCGACGTGCATCCGATCGTCCACGAGTTCCTGAAGGGCTGCGGCCAGCTGAACCTGCCGCGCACCGACGATTTCAACGGCGCGCAGTTCGAAGGCGCCGGCATCTACGACCTGAACACGAAGCACGGCGAACGCTGCTCGAGCAGCTTCGCGTACCTGCGTCCCGCGCTGGGCCGCTCGAACCTCACGCTGCGCTCGGGCGTGCTCGTGCGGCGCGTGACGTTCGACGGCACGCGCGCGACCGGCGTGGTGGTCGCGGGCGAGCACGGCGACGAAACGCTCGTGGCCGCACGCGAGGTGATCCTCTCGGCCGGCGCGGTCGATACGCCGAAGCTGCTGCAACTGTCGGGCGTCGGCGATCCGTCGCTGCTCGCGCGCCGACGCGTGCCGCTCGTGCATGCGCTGCCGGCCGTCGGCCGCAACCTGCAGGACCACCTGTGCGTGAGCTTCTACTTCAAGGCGAACCGGCCGACGCTGAACGACGAGATGGGGACGCTCATCGGCAAGATGAAGATCGGCTTGCGCTACCTGCTGACCAAGCGGGGCCCGCTCGCGATGAGCGTGAACCAGGCGGGCGGCTTCTTCCGCGGCACGGACGCAACGCCGGAGCCGAACATCCAGCTCTACTTCAACCCGTTGTCGTACCGGATCCCGAAGAGCGACCGCGCAAGCATCAAGCCCGAGCCTTATTCGGGTTTCCTGATCGCGTTCAACCCGTGCCGGCCGACGAGCCGCGGCACGATCGAGATCGCGTCGAACCGCGCGGAAGATGCCGCGAAGATCCACATCAACGCGCTGACCACGCAAAAGGATCTCGACGAAGCCGTGCAGGGCAGCAAGGTGATCCGTGCGCTGATGCGTGCGCCGGCGCTGAAGTCGATGACCGTCGAGGAGATCTCGCCGGGGCCGCAGGTCGATTCCGACGAAGCCATGCTGCAGTATTTCCGCGAGCAGTCGGGTTCGATCTACCACCTGTGCGGCTCGTGCGCGATGGGGCCGGACGCGGCGACGTCGGTGGTCGATGCGTCGCTGCGCGTGCACGGGCTGCAGGCGCTGCGGATCGTCGATGCGTCGGTGTTCCCGAACATCACGTCGGGCAACATCAACGCGCCGACGATGATGGTCGCGGAGAAAGGCGCGGACCTGATTCTGGCCGACGCGCAACGCACGGAAACCGCCGGCGCGCCGACGCCCACCCGCGAAACCGTCCCGCACTGTCGCGCCGCCGCCCCCCTCCTGCATCGTCCGATCGGGACACCGGCCGCCGGCACACGGGAAAACACTGCCATGAACGCGCCCGCGGCCCGTGTGCACAGGCTCGAAACGTGCATTCGGTTCTGA
- a CDS encoding mandelate racemase/muconate lactonizing enzyme family protein yields MKIVSLETHIVAVPPPHVGGMYWIFVKLKTDDGIEGVGEIYSATFGPKAMAPIIDDVFERHLLNRDPHHVERLFRQAYSSGFTQRPDLTMMGVVSGLEMACWDIIGKAAAKPVYELLGGRIHERLRSYTYLYPKNAKGEYDYDDPDLAAECAAENVKLGFTAVKFDPAGPYTAYSGHQLSLEVLDRCELFCRRVREAVGSKADLLFGTHGQMVPSSAIRLAKRLEKYDPLWFEEPVPPGQEEAIAQVAKHTSIPIATGERLTTKYEFHKLLQAGGASILQLNVARVGGLLEAKKIATLAEVHYAQIAPHLYNGPVGAAASIQLATCTPNFLIQESIMTWGGFHAEVVKTPIRWEDGYIIPSNEPGLGIELDMDVVKRHTPYTGERLHLQMGEHPVDVKDLAPAKG; encoded by the coding sequence ATGAAGATCGTCTCGCTCGAAACCCATATCGTCGCCGTGCCGCCGCCGCATGTCGGCGGGATGTACTGGATCTTCGTGAAGCTGAAGACGGACGACGGCATCGAAGGCGTCGGCGAGATCTATTCGGCGACGTTCGGCCCGAAGGCGATGGCGCCGATCATCGACGACGTGTTCGAACGCCATCTGCTGAACCGCGACCCGCATCACGTCGAACGGCTGTTCCGCCAGGCGTATTCGAGCGGCTTCACGCAGCGGCCCGATCTCACGATGATGGGTGTCGTCAGCGGCCTCGAGATGGCGTGCTGGGACATCATCGGCAAGGCTGCGGCCAAGCCCGTGTACGAACTGCTCGGCGGCAGGATCCACGAGCGGCTGCGCTCGTACACGTACCTGTACCCGAAGAACGCGAAGGGCGAATACGACTACGACGATCCCGATCTCGCGGCCGAATGCGCGGCCGAGAACGTGAAGCTCGGCTTCACGGCCGTCAAGTTCGACCCGGCCGGCCCGTATACGGCTTACTCGGGCCACCAGTTGTCGCTCGAAGTGCTCGACCGTTGCGAACTGTTCTGCCGCCGCGTGCGCGAAGCCGTCGGCAGCAAGGCCGACCTGCTGTTCGGCACGCACGGGCAGATGGTGCCGTCGTCGGCGATCCGGCTCGCGAAGCGGCTGGAGAAGTACGACCCGCTGTGGTTCGAGGAGCCGGTTCCCCCCGGCCAGGAAGAAGCGATCGCGCAAGTCGCGAAGCACACGTCGATTCCGATCGCGACCGGCGAGCGCCTGACGACCAAGTACGAATTCCACAAGCTGCTGCAAGCGGGCGGCGCATCGATCCTGCAACTGAACGTCGCGCGCGTGGGCGGCCTGCTCGAAGCGAAGAAGATCGCGACGCTCGCCGAAGTGCACTACGCGCAGATCGCGCCGCACCTGTACAACGGCCCCGTGGGCGCGGCCGCGAGCATCCAGCTCGCGACGTGCACGCCGAACTTCCTGATCCAGGAAAGCATCATGACCTGGGGCGGTTTCCACGCGGAAGTCGTGAAGACGCCGATCCGCTGGGAAGACGGCTACATCATCCCGTCGAACGAGCCGGGCCTCGGCATCGAGCTCGACATGGACGTCGTGAAGCGCCATACGCCGTACACCGGCGAACGGCTTCACCTGCAGATGGGCGAACACCCCGTCGACGTAAAGGATCTCGCCCCCGCGAAGGGCTGA
- a CDS encoding MFS transporter, with amino-acid sequence MPTQPSTPTASLALQDEALDAHASQHARAQRYLQLLLLVIAAGAIYPMLYLRQVYQPTMLQFFHIDDVQLGYLYSSLGTIFLVSYLPSGWLADRLSPRWLICFSLLATGALGLAYATGPSFDMLVLIFGGWGLTTGLTFWAAVIKRVNMIAGPDEQGRFFGLLDGGRGLVEALLATIAITLFAYVTQARGGTDAAGFRLVVHLYAFFCIALGVLLALVKDPSNTGDRAAAAKRTKGSVLADLKTLAAIPELWLVAAIVFCGYQVFWATYSFSAYLHEGNFGLTATAAGFITTLKLWMRPVGGIGGGFLGDRVSKVSVLFWALVLAALSLVGLIAAPPHSPQAMLVVLVLFIGILTYAIRGLYWSLLDDCKVPTHCAGLAIGLISVLGYSPDVFVPLINGYVTQAWPGAHGYQLYFGYIAAIALCGAGAAAFLKYRLNRIQESA; translated from the coding sequence ATGCCGACCCAACCGTCGACACCCACCGCGTCGCTCGCGTTGCAGGACGAAGCGCTCGACGCACACGCGTCGCAGCATGCCCGCGCGCAACGCTACCTGCAACTGCTGCTGCTCGTGATCGCCGCGGGCGCGATCTACCCGATGCTGTATCTGCGGCAGGTGTACCAGCCGACGATGCTGCAGTTCTTCCATATCGACGACGTTCAGCTCGGCTACCTGTATTCGTCGCTCGGCACGATCTTTCTCGTCAGCTATCTGCCGAGCGGCTGGCTGGCCGACCGCCTGTCGCCGCGCTGGCTGATCTGCTTCTCGCTGCTCGCGACGGGCGCGCTCGGGCTCGCCTACGCGACCGGGCCGTCGTTCGACATGCTGGTGCTGATCTTCGGCGGCTGGGGGCTGACCACCGGCCTCACGTTCTGGGCCGCCGTGATCAAGCGCGTGAACATGATCGCCGGCCCCGACGAACAGGGCCGCTTCTTCGGCCTGCTCGACGGCGGCCGCGGCCTCGTCGAGGCGCTGCTCGCGACGATTGCCATCACGCTGTTCGCGTACGTGACACAGGCGCGCGGCGGCACCGATGCGGCCGGCTTCAGGCTCGTCGTCCACCTGTACGCGTTCTTCTGCATCGCGCTCGGCGTGCTGCTCGCGCTGGTGAAGGATCCGTCGAACACCGGCGACCGTGCAGCGGCCGCGAAGCGCACCAAGGGCAGCGTGCTGGCCGACCTGAAGACGCTCGCGGCCATTCCCGAACTGTGGCTCGTCGCGGCAATCGTGTTCTGCGGCTACCAGGTGTTCTGGGCGACCTACAGCTTCTCCGCGTACCTGCACGAAGGCAATTTCGGACTGACCGCGACGGCGGCCGGCTTCATCACGACGCTCAAGCTGTGGATGCGCCCCGTCGGCGGCATCGGCGGCGGCTTCCTCGGCGACCGCGTATCGAAGGTGTCCGTGCTGTTCTGGGCGCTGGTGCTCGCCGCGCTGTCGCTGGTCGGGCTGATCGCAGCCCCGCCGCACAGCCCGCAGGCGATGCTCGTCGTGCTCGTGCTGTTCATCGGCATCCTCACCTACGCGATCCGCGGCCTGTACTGGTCGCTGCTCGACGACTGCAAGGTGCCGACCCATTGCGCGGGCCTCGCGATCGGCCTGATCTCGGTGCTCGGCTATTCGCCCGACGTGTTCGTGCCGCTGATCAACGGCTACGTGACGCAGGCCTGGCCGGGCGCGCACGGCTACCAGCTCTATTTCGGCTATATCGCGGCCATCGCGCTCTGCGGCGCAGGCGCCGCCGCATTCCTCAAGTACCGCCTCAACCGCATCCAGGAGTCCGCATGA
- the aldA gene encoding aldehyde dehydrogenase, with protein MRTERNYVNGRFVAPESDTFIVVHNPATEAPFARVPAATPADARAAVDAAAAAQKAWRKLPSAERAAYLHRFADALTARASEIGAALAQESGKSVEDASNEAVYAGQITRYHAEWARRIEGEIIPSDTPDENLFLQREPIGVVACLIPFNYPVYTLLRKVAPALIAGNTVVVRPSNHTPVSAFEIAKAADDAGFPPGVVNILAMDHATAEALCTHPAVGMITLTGSVNAGRKVLDYCKANIAKPSLELGGKTPAIIEPDADLERAAAALVASKTTHCGQLCTAIERVYVHDSVHDRFVALLKEKMAAVRIGDRAEDASRMGPLVSASARAHIHEMVERAIAAGATLETGGAIPAGPGFFYPATLLTGVRQDMEIVQEETFGPIMPVLRYTTIDEAIALANDHQFGLSSVLYTERYRTAMTVANAIEAGELYVNRTPADPYQGFHAGWKRSGLGGDDGKHGMLEFTQTRLVVMKY; from the coding sequence ATGCGCACCGAACGCAACTACGTGAACGGCCGTTTCGTCGCCCCGGAAAGCGACACGTTCATCGTCGTCCACAATCCCGCCACCGAAGCGCCGTTCGCGCGCGTGCCGGCCGCGACGCCGGCCGACGCACGCGCCGCCGTCGACGCCGCGGCCGCCGCACAGAAGGCATGGCGCAAGCTGCCGAGCGCCGAGCGCGCCGCCTACCTGCACCGCTTCGCCGACGCGCTGACCGCACGCGCATCCGAAATCGGCGCGGCGCTCGCGCAGGAATCCGGCAAGAGCGTCGAGGACGCGTCAAACGAAGCCGTCTACGCGGGCCAGATCACGCGCTACCACGCCGAGTGGGCGCGCCGGATCGAGGGCGAGATCATCCCGAGCGACACGCCCGACGAGAACCTGTTCCTGCAGCGCGAGCCGATCGGCGTCGTCGCGTGCCTGATCCCGTTCAACTACCCGGTCTACACGCTGCTGCGCAAGGTCGCGCCCGCGCTGATCGCCGGCAACACCGTGGTCGTGCGGCCGAGCAACCACACGCCGGTGTCCGCGTTCGAGATCGCCAAGGCCGCCGACGATGCCGGCTTCCCGCCGGGCGTCGTCAACATCCTGGCGATGGACCACGCGACGGCCGAAGCGCTGTGCACGCATCCGGCCGTCGGGATGATCACGCTGACCGGCAGCGTGAACGCGGGCCGCAAGGTGCTCGACTACTGCAAGGCGAACATCGCGAAGCCGTCGCTCGAACTCGGCGGCAAGACGCCCGCGATCATCGAGCCCGACGCCGACCTCGAACGCGCGGCCGCGGCACTCGTCGCATCGAAGACGACCCATTGCGGCCAGCTCTGCACGGCAATCGAACGCGTGTACGTGCACGACAGCGTGCACGACCGCTTCGTCGCGCTGCTGAAGGAGAAGATGGCGGCCGTGCGCATCGGCGACCGTGCGGAAGACGCCTCGCGAATGGGCCCGCTCGTCAGCGCATCGGCGCGCGCGCACATTCACGAGATGGTCGAACGCGCGATCGCAGCCGGCGCGACGCTCGAAACCGGCGGTGCGATTCCGGCCGGCCCCGGCTTCTTCTACCCGGCCACGCTGCTCACCGGCGTGCGGCAGGACATGGAGATCGTGCAGGAGGAAACCTTCGGCCCGATCATGCCCGTGCTGCGCTACACGACGATCGATGAAGCGATCGCGCTGGCGAACGACCACCAGTTCGGCCTGTCGTCGGTGCTCTACACCGAGCGCTACCGCACCGCGATGACCGTTGCGAACGCGATAGAAGCCGGCGAGCTGTACGTGAACCGCACGCCGGCCGATCCGTACCAGGGCTTCCACGCCGGCTGGAAGCGCTCGGGCCTCGGCGGCGACGACGGCAAGCACGGCATGCTCGAATTCACGCAGACGCGCCTCGTCGTCATGAAGTACTGA
- a CDS encoding LysR substrate-binding domain-containing protein — MPALNALKAFEMAGRTGSFTRAAELLNVTQSAVSRQVRQLEGQLGETLLERRHHQLELTAAGRVLLRALQQSFDKIELTVRSLQEKTHLNRLRANVPPTFAARWLMPRLGRLRDAHPEFELSLTTRIHDSLGESRVLDCAIRFGDGEWDGFDNALLMQEQHIAVCAPALYARLRQDGAPIDLNRFTLLHVLATDDQRYLTWQHWLKAAGIADVDTRGGYEFDLLDHAIRAAIDGLGITIADRHMVARELATGQLMQVLNVHVDGHQSYWFVTRPEQTNLPHIVQFRDWLQQEVWLAKRHLEPSSPLPQVPLA, encoded by the coding sequence ATGCCGGCGCTGAATGCGCTGAAAGCCTTCGAGATGGCCGGCCGCACCGGCAGCTTCACGCGCGCGGCCGAACTGCTCAACGTGACGCAGAGCGCGGTGAGCCGCCAGGTTCGCCAGCTCGAGGGCCAGCTCGGCGAAACCCTGCTCGAGCGCCGCCATCACCAGCTCGAACTGACCGCGGCCGGCCGCGTGCTGCTGCGCGCGCTGCAGCAATCGTTCGACAAGATCGAGCTGACCGTGCGCAGCCTGCAGGAAAAAACCCACCTGAACCGCCTGCGCGCGAACGTGCCGCCCACCTTCGCCGCGCGCTGGCTGATGCCGCGCCTCGGCCGGCTGCGCGACGCGCATCCCGAATTCGAGCTGAGCCTCACGACCCGCATCCACGACAGCCTCGGCGAATCGCGCGTGCTCGACTGCGCGATCCGGTTCGGCGACGGCGAATGGGACGGCTTCGACAACGCGCTGCTGATGCAGGAGCAGCATATCGCCGTCTGCGCGCCCGCGCTGTATGCGCGGCTGCGACAGGACGGCGCGCCGATCGACCTGAACCGCTTCACGCTGCTGCACGTGCTCGCCACCGACGACCAGCGCTACCTGACCTGGCAGCACTGGCTGAAAGCGGCCGGCATCGCCGACGTCGACACGCGCGGCGGCTACGAATTCGACCTGCTCGACCATGCGATCCGCGCGGCGATCGACGGTCTCGGCATCACGATCGCCGACCGCCACATGGTCGCGCGCGAACTCGCGACCGGACAACTGATGCAGGTGCTCAACGTGCACGTCGACGGCCACCAGTCGTACTGGTTCGTCACGCGGCCCGAGCAGACGAACCTGCCGCACATCGTGCAGTTCCGCGACTGGCTGCAGCAGGAAGTGTGGCTCGCGAAGCGCCATCTCGAACCGTCGTCGCCGCTGCCGCAGGTACCGCTGGCCTAG
- a CDS encoding LysR substrate-binding domain-containing protein, which yields MRRLPSLIALRFFEETARHLSFNRAAVSLCVTQGAVSRQIRLLEEALGARLFERDHKGVRLTDAGERLLPFIGQAFDTIERGVGEIAATRPGAKRRLTVSLPPTFATQWFSPRLGMLAEALPDVELSIRTEPDDDCHCHIRFGRAARAGMQSELLMMERHALVGAPRYRGDALDVLLGRLPSLHVLHEGKRLTLWADWCQQAGVPPARIGDGIEFSTLEQAIRAARKGAGLAVVDLNMIEEEIGEGSLVRLSPVQPIGPFGYWLDVEPESVAVEPVVAFAAWLREQAGRRG from the coding sequence ATGCGACGCCTGCCATCGTTGATCGCACTGCGATTTTTCGAGGAGACCGCGCGTCACCTGAGCTTCAACCGCGCGGCGGTTTCGCTGTGCGTGACGCAGGGGGCGGTGAGCCGGCAGATCCGGCTGCTCGAGGAAGCGCTCGGCGCGCGGCTGTTCGAGCGCGATCACAAGGGCGTGCGCCTGACCGATGCCGGCGAGCGGTTGCTGCCGTTCATCGGGCAGGCGTTCGACACGATCGAACGGGGCGTCGGCGAAATCGCCGCCACGCGGCCGGGTGCGAAGCGGCGGCTGACGGTGTCGCTGCCGCCGACGTTCGCGACGCAGTGGTTTTCGCCGCGGCTCGGCATGCTCGCGGAGGCGCTGCCCGACGTCGAGCTGTCGATCCGCACGGAGCCGGATGACGATTGTCATTGCCACATCCGCTTCGGGCGCGCGGCGCGCGCCGGGATGCAGTCGGAGCTGCTGATGATGGAGCGGCACGCGCTCGTCGGTGCGCCGCGTTATCGCGGCGATGCGCTGGATGTGCTGCTCGGCCGGTTGCCGTCGCTGCATGTGCTGCACGAAGGCAAGCGCCTGACGCTGTGGGCCGATTGGTGCCAGCAGGCGGGCGTGCCGCCGGCGCGGATCGGCGACGGTATCGAGTTTTCGACGCTCGAACAGGCGATCCGCGCGGCGCGCAAGGGCGCGGGGCTCGCGGTGGTCGATCTCAACATGATCGAGGAGGAGATCGGCGAGGGCAGCCTCGTGCGGCTGTCGCCGGTGCAGCCGATCGGGCCGTTCGGGTATTGGCTCGATGTCGAGCCGGAGAGCGTGGCGGTCGAGCCGGTGGTCGCGTTTGCTGCGTGGTTGCGGGAGCAGGCGGGGAGGAGGGGGTAG
- a CDS encoding type II toxin-antitoxin system ParD family antitoxin — protein sequence MISAELGQQLEAYVAKLVESGRYGSKSEVLREGVRLIQDREAQLNALDAVIARSLSEAEAGRGADAAEVFDRLEAKYRAQADRQA from the coding sequence ATGATCAGTGCGGAACTGGGCCAGCAGCTGGAGGCTTACGTCGCGAAGCTGGTCGAATCGGGGCGCTACGGATCCAAGAGCGAAGTGCTTCGCGAAGGCGTGCGCCTGATCCAGGATCGCGAGGCACAGCTGAACGCGCTGGACGCTGTGATCGCGCGCAGCCTGTCCGAAGCGGAAGCCGGACGCGGCGCCGACGCGGCGGAAGTCTTCGATCGTCTCGAGGCGAAATATCGGGCCCAGGCGGATCGTCAGGCCTGA
- a CDS encoding type II toxin-antitoxin system RelE/ParE family toxin, whose amino-acid sequence MTVRLSDFAITELEAIADYIARDNPQRAVTFVREIRDICLSLAAMPLAFPLVPRFERHGVRHRVYGNYQIFYRVVGDPPARIDILHVLHGARDYASILF is encoded by the coding sequence CTGACCGTGCGCCTGTCCGATTTTGCGATTACCGAACTCGAAGCGATCGCCGATTACATTGCACGCGACAACCCGCAACGTGCCGTGACGTTCGTGCGGGAGATTCGCGATATATGCCTGAGTCTTGCCGCGATGCCGCTGGCGTTTCCGCTCGTGCCGCGCTTCGAGCGTCACGGCGTGCGGCACCGCGTGTACGGCAACTACCAGATCTTCTATCGGGTCGTCGGCGATCCGCCGGCTCGGATCGACATTCTTCACGTCCTGCATGGCGCGCGGGATTACGCTTCGATCCTGTTCTGA